The window CCAGTCACGCGCCATCAAAGCCGCCTCAAGTTGCGGCGTGATCTGCGGTGCTGGTTGACCGCTTTGCTCGGCGGCTTGTGCAACGTACCGGTAAAACAGAACCGGAATGTCATCTCGGCGCTCGGCCAGCGACGGGATGCGCACAGGCATCACATTCAGGCGGTAGTAAAGGTCCGCATTGAAACGCCCCGCCTCCAATTCCGCTGAAAGATCACGGGTCGAACCGGCAATAAGCCGCGTGGCAGGGGCACCGTCCAGCGTTTCGGCCAACGCGAGCTGGCTCTGGGCGGGCAGCCTGCTGACTTCATCTATGAACAGGCTTCCGCCTTCGCCCTCTTCATAAGCAGCGGCCAACGCATCGGCGTCCAGATCATGGGCGGCACGTTTGATAAACGGGCGCTTAGAGCGGAGCGAGCATAGGTGGATGACTTCGGCTACTTTTGAAATGCCCGTGCCCTGAGCACCGGTGATCATCACGTCGCCTTGCGCTTGTGCCACGCGACGGACGTGATTGCGCAAGCCCTGCGCCTGTTCGGATGTCCCGAAGATCATCCGCTCTGCCGGATCGCCGTGATCGACCATCTCGCGCAGCTCGCGGTTCTCAAGCACCAGCGCACGGGTCTTGAGGGCGCGCCTAACAACAGCCAACAAGTCATTTGCCGCACAGGGTTTTTCCAGAAACCCGAATGTGCCCTCACCCATCGCTTTAACGGCCATTGGAATATCGCCCTCTCCGGTGAGCAAAATCACCGGCAAATCAGGGTCTATCCCGCGCACATAGGACAGCAGGTGAAACCCGTCCCGCCCCGGCATACGGATGTCCGATATGATCACCCCGTCAAACTGCGCCGAGATATGGTCAGCCGCGACGACAAAGGCGCTGGCTGTGATACACGTGAGGTCTGCCAGCTCAAGCGTCTGGGACAGGGCCTCGCAGATGGCGGCATCATCATCGACCAGAAGGACAGTCTTGCTCATGCGGCTCTTTCCTGTGTCATAGGTTGCAACGTCACGGTGAAACACGCGCCGCCATCGGTGTTGTGCGCGCGAATCTCGCCATCGACACTTTGGACGATGGCATAGCTGATCGACAGACCCAGCCCCATCCCCTTGGCCGCGCCGACGTCTTTGGTCGAATAAAAAGGATCAAACACCTTCTCCGGCGCGGTTATGCCGTGGCCACTGTCGGTGATCATTGCCGTCACACCGTGCGGCTCCAACCGGATCACAATCTCAAGCCTGCGCTTCTGGACATCCATCATTGCATCCAGCGCGTTGGATATAAGGTTCACGAAAACCTGCGCCAGCCGCACTTCGCCGCCCCGAACCCAGACCGGCGCATCGGGCGCATCATAGACCAGTTCAACATCCATGTCGTTCCGCCGCGCTTGTGTCAGGTCTAGCGCAGATGCAATAACCACGCCCAGATCGACTTGCACCTGCTTCACCGTCTCTTGTTTGGAGAATGCGCGAAGGTTCTTGATAATGCGGCCCATCCGGTGCGCCATCTCCGAGATACGGGTCAGATTTTCTGTCGCCCGTTCCGGCGCGCCGCGTTCAATGAATTTCACGCCGTTTTCCGCAAAGGACTGGACGGCCATCAGCGGCTGGTTCAGCTCATGGCTGATGCCGGCACTCAGCTGTCCCAAGGCGCTAAGCTTGCTTGCTTGCACCAGATCGTCTTGCGCGCGTGCAAGTGCCATCTGCGCCTGTGTCCGCTCTGCCGCTTCGCGGCGCAATTCGTTATTAATGTCGCGCAGCGCTTGGGTACGTGCCCGCACCCGCGCCTCCAACTGGGCATTGGCCCGCGCCAATGTCCGCCGCCGTTCGGTTGCCAGAAACAACAGCGCGCCAAAAGCCAGAAAAAGCGCGGCGACCGCGGCTGCCTGCGCATTGGCCAGACGCCGCACAACGGCCACATCCATCAACACTTCTCCCCGCATCCCGATCACAGGCAAATCCTGCACCAGATGCAAAGCCACGTCAGGCAGATAAGGGCCCCATCCCAGATGCCAAATCTCATGCGGGCCGATATAGCTGGCGTCAAACGCAGGCTCGTTCCCCAGTGGCGGGCGCAACCCCGGCGCGCCTTTTGGGCGTTCCCAGTAAATCAGCTCGGACCGGTTCGAGACCTGGACCTGTCCACGCGCATCGGTGAAAAATACAGGTGGCGTATCGCCGCGCCACGCATAATCGACCGAGCTGAGATCTGTGGACACCACCAAAGCGCCCAACACGCGACCCTGCCCGCCAAAAACCGGCGCTGCGTAAAAGTAATTTCGCCCCGTCTCTAATCCCGAACCATAACCACGCCCCAACGCACCGTTAAGGGCGCGGCGGACATATGCCATCGCATTCGCGCTGCCAGCGCCGTCCCCCGCGGCGGCAAGAACGCGCCCCGTCCGGTCAATCACCATGACATCCAGCGCAGCAGAGCGGTCCGCCACACCCTGCAACAAAGCAGTATCTTCGGGGCGCACGGTCCCTTCAAGCACTTGCAGAACCTGTGGATGGTCAGCCATGACAACCGCCAGATCGCGGTAGCGTTGTAGCTGCCCGACCAAGCGGTCACTGGCCAGCGCCAGATCGGCCGCCCCCCGCGCAGACAGCCGTTCCAACCCTTGATGGGTCGCATAGCGCCAGACCGAAACGCTCAGCACGGCGACGCAGATCAGAAAACCAACAATGCTCAGGCCGCGCCTGCCAAACCTGTA is drawn from Sulfitobacter sp. S223 and contains these coding sequences:
- a CDS encoding sigma-54 dependent transcriptional regulator, encoding MSKTVLLVDDDAAICEALSQTLELADLTCITASAFVVAADHISAQFDGVIISDIRMPGRDGFHLLSYVRGIDPDLPVILLTGEGDIPMAVKAMGEGTFGFLEKPCAANDLLAVVRRALKTRALVLENRELREMVDHGDPAERMIFGTSEQAQGLRNHVRRVAQAQGDVMITGAQGTGISKVAEVIHLCSLRSKRPFIKRAAHDLDADALAAAYEEGEGGSLFIDEVSRLPAQSQLALAETLDGAPATRLIAGSTRDLSAELEAGRFNADLYYRLNVMPVRIPSLAERRDDIPVLFYRYVAQAAEQSGQPAPQITPQLEAALMARDWPGNARSLMTEAMRFVMGMSDGDKQEQVDESLGLVAHMAQIEQSLIEGALRRTDGQASEAARVLKLPRKTFYDKCARYAIKPEDFRP
- a CDS encoding ATP-binding protein, whose amino-acid sequence is MRYRFGRRGLSIVGFLICVAVLSVSVWRYATHQGLERLSARGAADLALASDRLVGQLQRYRDLAVVMADHPQVLQVLEGTVRPEDTALLQGVADRSAALDVMVIDRTGRVLAAAGDGAGSANAMAYVRRALNGALGRGYGSGLETGRNYFYAAPVFGGQGRVLGALVVSTDLSSVDYAWRGDTPPVFFTDARGQVQVSNRSELIYWERPKGAPGLRPPLGNEPAFDASYIGPHEIWHLGWGPYLPDVALHLVQDLPVIGMRGEVLMDVAVVRRLANAQAAAVAALFLAFGALLFLATERRRTLARANAQLEARVRARTQALRDINNELRREAAERTQAQMALARAQDDLVQASKLSALGQLSAGISHELNQPLMAVQSFAENGVKFIERGAPERATENLTRISEMAHRMGRIIKNLRAFSKQETVKQVQVDLGVVIASALDLTQARRNDMDVELVYDAPDAPVWVRGGEVRLAQVFVNLISNALDAMMDVQKRRLEIVIRLEPHGVTAMITDSGHGITAPEKVFDPFYSTKDVGAAKGMGLGLSISYAIVQSVDGEIRAHNTDGGACFTVTLQPMTQERAA